In the genome of Jeotgalibacillus haloalkalitolerans, one region contains:
- a CDS encoding LacI family DNA-binding transcriptional regulator: MSVTIKDVAKAANVAPSTVSRVIANNPRISERTKVKVREAMELLGYHPNFIARSLANQATQVIGLVTPGSSDVFFQNPFFPTVLRGLNEGAHEHQYALQLVTGKSEDDIYNGVVQMVQGGRVDGVVLLYSKVEDRIVSYLQERNFPFVMIGKPYKMADSITHVDNDNVRAGFDATEFLIGMGHERIAYVGGDKQLVVTVERLQGYKDALQKAGIPYRDDYTVHESFLLEGGKDAICALMELPEQDRPTALLVTDDLMSLGVLNTLSELDMSVPEDISIISFNNVLFSEMSRPPLTSVDINIFQLGYEASKQLINCVENKDVPYHRITVPHKIVKRFSTEYTKK; this comes from the coding sequence ATGTCTGTCACGATAAAAGATGTAGCAAAAGCTGCAAATGTAGCGCCGTCCACCGTTTCAAGAGTAATTGCAAACAACCCGAGAATCAGTGAGCGGACAAAGGTAAAGGTAAGAGAAGCGATGGAGCTCCTTGGCTATCATCCGAATTTTATAGCCAGAAGTCTCGCCAATCAGGCAACGCAGGTGATCGGACTAGTCACTCCGGGTTCATCAGACGTGTTTTTTCAAAATCCTTTCTTTCCAACGGTTTTAAGAGGGCTGAATGAAGGTGCACATGAACATCAATATGCACTGCAGCTGGTAACAGGAAAAAGTGAGGATGATATCTATAACGGAGTTGTCCAGATGGTACAGGGTGGCCGTGTTGATGGGGTCGTACTGCTGTATTCGAAAGTGGAAGACAGAATTGTATCGTATCTCCAGGAGCGGAATTTTCCTTTTGTTATGATTGGAAAGCCGTACAAAATGGCAGACAGCATTACGCATGTGGATAACGATAATGTGCGTGCAGGATTCGATGCAACTGAATTTCTGATTGGCATGGGTCATGAAAGGATTGCGTATGTCGGAGGGGATAAGCAGCTCGTTGTAACCGTTGAAAGACTTCAGGGTTATAAGGATGCGCTTCAAAAAGCAGGTATTCCCTATCGTGATGATTACACAGTTCATGAGAGCTTTTTACTTGAAGGCGGAAAGGACGCAATCTGTGCGCTGATGGAGCTGCCTGAGCAGGATCGTCCAACGGCGCTGTTAGTGACGGATGATCTGATGTCTCTTGGTGTGTTAAATACGCTGAGTGAACTGGATATGTCAGTCCCTGAGGATATTTCAATTATCAGTTTTAATAATGTCCTGTTTTCTGAAATGTCACGGCCGCCATTGACCTCAGTGGATATTAATATATTTCAGCTTGGTTATGAAGCCTCAAAGCAGCTGATTAATTGTGTTGAAAACAAGGACGTACCCTATCATCGGATTACTGTTCCGCATAAGATTGTGAAGAGATTCTCAACTGAATACACAAAAAAATAA
- a CDS encoding alpha-amylase family glycosyl hydrolase: MRRVSALLLITILLFNSAFLNSAGAVEKEERMWQDESIYFLMVDRFFNGDTSNDFTVNTQDPRAYHGGDFQGIIDQLDHIEDMGFTAIWLTPIFSNEEKGYHGYWIDDFYETEEHFGTIEEFKKLVDEAHNRDIKVILDFVVNHTAPSHPWVTDPEKEDWYHEEQPIRDNNDPEQLENGWIYGLPDLNTENPEVREYLFDAAKWWIEETNIDGYRLDTVKHVPAEFWTEFSSEVKSVKDDFYLIGEVYDTDVRKIAEYADTGIDGFVDFPLAEQMRSAFQTVDQSTARIFNYWDYNQQFFDNPYLMGNFIDNHDMTRFTRLAAENNMFPGTRWELATAFMFTIPGIPIMYYGSEIALDGGEDPDNRRLMDFNIDEELEEYIADVGELRQELPSLTRGTLNVLYNEQGMLVYEREYEDETTVIAINNTSETQTVDLPVADFKDDSELRGMLGGDLVRPENDQFRIVLDREVAEIYVVADETGINYGFLALIAAVWIFFIGLFIFMKKKGNRKSKA; the protein is encoded by the coding sequence GTGAGAAGAGTCAGCGCTCTTTTACTCATCACTATCCTCCTTTTTAATAGCGCTTTTTTGAATTCAGCAGGCGCTGTTGAAAAGGAAGAGAGAATGTGGCAGGATGAATCAATTTATTTTTTAATGGTAGACCGTTTCTTTAATGGGGATACCTCAAATGACTTTACAGTAAATACTCAGGACCCGCGTGCCTATCACGGTGGAGATTTTCAGGGTATCATTGACCAGCTGGATCATATTGAAGATATGGGCTTCACGGCCATCTGGCTGACACCGATCTTTTCTAATGAAGAGAAGGGATATCACGGCTACTGGATTGACGATTTTTATGAAACGGAAGAACATTTCGGAACAATTGAAGAGTTTAAAAAGCTGGTTGATGAAGCGCACAACAGGGATATTAAAGTCATTCTTGATTTTGTTGTCAATCATACAGCGCCATCTCACCCTTGGGTGACAGATCCGGAAAAAGAAGACTGGTACCATGAAGAACAGCCAATCAGAGATAATAATGATCCTGAGCAGCTGGAGAATGGCTGGATTTACGGCCTTCCTGATCTGAATACTGAAAACCCTGAAGTACGGGAATACTTATTTGATGCAGCTAAATGGTGGATCGAAGAAACTAATATTGACGGTTATCGTCTTGATACAGTGAAGCACGTGCCGGCTGAATTCTGGACTGAATTTTCTTCTGAAGTTAAGTCTGTAAAAGATGACTTTTATTTAATTGGTGAGGTATATGACACAGATGTAAGAAAGATCGCTGAGTATGCTGACACAGGGATTGACGGCTTTGTGGACTTTCCGCTTGCTGAACAGATGAGAAGCGCTTTTCAGACCGTTGATCAGTCTACAGCCAGAATATTTAATTACTGGGATTACAATCAGCAGTTTTTTGATAACCCGTATCTGATGGGGAACTTTATTGATAACCATGATATGACCCGTTTTACAAGGCTTGCTGCAGAGAATAATATGTTCCCTGGTACAAGGTGGGAGCTGGCGACTGCATTCATGTTTACAATACCGGGTATTCCAATTATGTACTATGGATCTGAAATCGCTTTAGACGGAGGAGAAGATCCGGATAACCGCAGATTGATGGATTTCAATATCGATGAAGAATTGGAAGAGTATATCGCTGATGTTGGTGAGCTTAGACAGGAACTTCCTTCATTAACAAGAGGAACATTGAACGTTCTTTACAATGAGCAGGGAATGCTTGTGTACGAACGTGAATATGAAGATGAAACAACAGTCATTGCGATCAATAATACAAGTGAAACCCAGACAGTGGATTTACCTGTTGCAGATTTTAAAGATGACAGCGAGCTTCGGGGCATGCTTGGTGGAGACCTTGTGAGACCGGAGAATGATCAGTTCAGAATTGTACTGGATCGTGAAGTGGCTGAAATTTATGTGGTGGCAGATGAAACAGGTATCAACTATGGTTTCCTCGCACTGATTGCAGCAGTCTGGATTTTCTTCATTGGGTTATTCATATTTATGAAGAAAAAAGGGAATAGAAAATCAAAGGCATAA
- a CDS encoding sugar ABC transporter permease translates to MSKKMKSNLEVALIYLFLAFMAVVIGYPLLWTVGMSLNPGTSLYSAQLIPDNWSLVHYKWLFTDPSSDYMLWYKNSVIVAIANAFFSVVLTSFVAYAFSRYKFTGRKYGLYAFLLLQMFPVIMGMVAIYVMLNMVGLLDSLVGLTLIYIGGQIPFNAWLVKGYFDTIPKELDEAARIDGAGHLGVFFKIMLPLAKPILGVVALFNFMAPFVDFLLPRIILRNPDNFTLALGLFNFISNQFDNNFTRFAAGSILIAVPIALVYLLSQRYLISGLTAGGTKG, encoded by the coding sequence ATGAGTAAAAAAATGAAATCCAATCTGGAAGTCGCGCTGATTTATCTATTCCTTGCATTCATGGCCGTTGTCATTGGATATCCTCTTCTATGGACTGTAGGAATGTCGCTTAACCCGGGAACAAGTCTTTACTCAGCTCAGCTGATACCGGATAACTGGTCGCTTGTACATTACAAATGGTTATTTACAGACCCGTCAAGTGATTACATGCTTTGGTACAAAAACAGTGTAATCGTTGCGATTGCGAATGCTTTTTTCTCAGTCGTGTTGACTTCATTTGTTGCTTATGCATTCTCACGCTATAAGTTCACTGGACGTAAATACGGTCTGTATGCATTCCTATTGCTTCAGATGTTCCCTGTTATTATGGGAATGGTGGCAATTTACGTGATGCTGAACATGGTTGGATTACTTGATTCACTAGTTGGACTTACTTTGATCTATATTGGCGGTCAAATACCATTCAATGCTTGGCTGGTGAAAGGATATTTTGATACAATACCTAAGGAGCTTGATGAAGCTGCAAGAATTGATGGTGCCGGACATTTAGGCGTATTTTTCAAAATTATGCTGCCGCTTGCAAAACCGATTCTCGGTGTTGTAGCATTATTCAATTTCATGGCACCGTTTGTTGACTTCCTGCTGCCGCGTATTATTCTCAGAAACCCTGACAACTTTACGCTTGCACTTGGACTATTCAACTTTATCAGTAATCAGTTTGATAACAACTTTACACGATTTGCTGCAGGATCGATTCTGATCGCTGTGCCAATCGCACTTGTTTACCTCTTATCCCAGCGTTACCTGATCTCAGGGCTGACTGCAGGCGGTACGAAAGGTTAA
- a CDS encoding carbohydrate ABC transporter permease, whose amino-acid sequence MSTANPAAKKNHNPKLAVILSILLAGLGQLYNRRYVKGTLFIILEVSFILTLGQFINYGIWGIMTLGTLAGTDHSVFLLIYGLVALVLIAFAITLYIANVKDAKRDAIRLRDGEKVPTFKEALRNVWDTGFPYFFVTPGLIMLVFIVVLPLMFTIALAFTDYTQYNQPPRNLLSWIGFENFGRLFFGTGAGDSNIWQETFISVFTWTVVWTVVATTLQIALGLFLALLVNDPRIKFKRLIRTILILPWAVPAFVTILVFAAMFNDRFGAINTDVLAMFDLAIPWLQDPFWTRIALIMIQTWLGFPFVFALFTGILQSISKDWYEAADVDGASRMQKFRNITLPHVLYATAPLLIMQYAGNFNNFNIIYLFNEGGPPVRGQNAGGTDILISWVFDLTFELNQYSMAAAITLILGLIVTGFAFFQFRRTRSFKEEGNL is encoded by the coding sequence ATGTCAACTGCTAATCCGGCAGCTAAAAAGAACCACAACCCCAAATTAGCTGTCATCCTATCAATTCTTCTTGCAGGTTTAGGTCAGTTGTACAACCGCAGATATGTAAAGGGTACTTTATTTATCATTCTTGAAGTTTCCTTTATCCTGACGCTTGGACAGTTTATCAATTATGGTATCTGGGGCATTATGACTCTGGGGACACTTGCAGGTACAGACCACTCAGTATTTCTATTAATCTATGGACTTGTAGCACTTGTGCTGATTGCATTTGCGATTACGCTCTACATAGCGAACGTGAAAGATGCAAAACGGGATGCAATCCGTCTGAGAGACGGCGAGAAAGTGCCGACCTTTAAAGAGGCACTGCGTAATGTTTGGGACACAGGATTCCCTTACTTCTTTGTCACTCCAGGCTTAATCATGCTTGTATTTATCGTAGTTTTACCACTTATGTTTACGATCGCTTTAGCATTTACAGATTATACGCAATATAACCAGCCGCCGAGAAACCTGCTGAGCTGGATCGGTTTTGAAAACTTCGGACGTCTTTTCTTTGGAACAGGTGCCGGGGACAGTAACATCTGGCAGGAAACATTTATCAGTGTTTTTACATGGACAGTTGTCTGGACAGTTGTCGCAACAACACTTCAGATTGCACTTGGACTTTTCCTTGCTTTATTAGTAAATGATCCGCGTATTAAATTTAAGCGTTTAATCCGGACGATTTTAATTCTTCCATGGGCAGTACCGGCTTTCGTTACGATCCTTGTTTTTGCAGCAATGTTTAACGATCGTTTCGGAGCAATAAATACGGATGTTCTCGCAATGTTTGATCTGGCGATTCCATGGCTTCAGGATCCATTCTGGACACGCATTGCGTTAATTATGATACAGACATGGCTCGGGTTTCCATTTGTGTTTGCATTATTCACCGGTATTTTACAGAGTATCTCTAAAGACTGGTATGAAGCAGCTGACGTTGATGGAGCCAGCCGTATGCAGAAGTTCAGAAATATCACGCTTCCACACGTACTGTATGCGACTGCACCGCTTTTGATTATGCAGTATGCCGGAAACTTTAATAACTTTAATATTATCTACCTGTTTAACGAGGGTGGTCCTCCTGTGCGCGGACAAAACGCAGGCGGAACTGACATTCTGATTTCATGGGTATTTGATCTGACGTTTGAATTGAACCAGTACAGTATGGCGGCTGCGATTACCTTAATCCTTGGATTAATCGTTACCGGATTTGCCTTCTTCCAGTTCAGAAGAACAAGATCGTTTAAAGAGGAGGGGAATCTATAA
- a CDS encoding sugar ABC transporter substrate-binding protein has translation MKKYLSIFAMVLLLIGVLAACAPDREESGGSNDDSGGGDSEESGDQPESLSVWVNDSEEQKAVLDTLFEKYTEETGIEIEVTPMNMLDQVEALNLDGPAGNGPDLFFQPHDRIGNIVLQGLASPIDLGEAEGTYSETAIEAVTYDGEIYGAPLVVETYGTFYNKDLVEEAPATMDELMAIAEEQTDAASDQYGFLMEAANFYFSYPFFGANGAYVFNNEGGSYDVEDIGLNNEGAVAGGELIQSWYENGYIPVEINPDIMNGLFTDGKVGVAITGPWNIPAYEEALGDSLGTAILPTVDGNNATSFVGVKSWMVSDYSENKEAATDLALFLTNEENSTAYFEGAGELPANQAALEGEAVTSNELIAPFAEQIQYGTPMPSTPEMQQVWDPINNALSFIAQGDDVQEVLDEAVQQIKDNIATAQQ, from the coding sequence TTGAAAAAGTATCTATCGATTTTTGCAATGGTACTACTATTAATTGGTGTCCTTGCAGCTTGTGCACCAGATCGTGAAGAGTCTGGCGGTTCTAATGATGACAGCGGGGGCGGAGATTCAGAGGAATCCGGCGATCAGCCTGAGTCACTTAGTGTCTGGGTAAACGACAGTGAGGAACAGAAGGCAGTTCTTGATACACTTTTTGAAAAGTACACTGAAGAAACTGGTATTGAAATTGAAGTGACACCAATGAACATGCTGGATCAAGTGGAAGCGCTTAACCTTGATGGTCCTGCAGGAAACGGACCTGACCTGTTCTTCCAGCCGCATGACCGTATTGGTAATATCGTCCTTCAGGGACTTGCATCACCAATTGATCTTGGTGAAGCAGAAGGTACTTACTCAGAAACAGCAATCGAAGCTGTTACGTATGATGGTGAAATCTACGGAGCTCCACTTGTAGTTGAAACATACGGAACATTCTACAATAAAGACCTTGTTGAAGAAGCACCTGCAACAATGGATGAGCTGATGGCAATTGCTGAAGAGCAGACTGATGCTGCTTCAGATCAGTATGGTTTCCTTATGGAAGCTGCAAACTTCTACTTCTCATATCCTTTCTTCGGCGCTAATGGCGCATATGTATTTAACAACGAAGGCGGTTCTTATGATGTAGAGGATATCGGTCTTAACAATGAAGGCGCTGTAGCTGGTGGAGAACTGATCCAGTCATGGTATGAAAATGGTTACATCCCGGTTGAAATCAACCCTGACATCATGAACGGTCTATTCACAGACGGTAAAGTCGGCGTTGCAATCACTGGTCCTTGGAACATCCCGGCTTACGAAGAAGCACTTGGCGACAGCCTTGGAACAGCAATTCTTCCAACAGTTGACGGAAACAATGCAACATCATTCGTAGGTGTTAAATCATGGATGGTTTCTGATTACTCAGAGAACAAAGAAGCTGCAACTGATCTAGCGCTATTCCTGACAAATGAAGAAAACTCTACTGCTTACTTTGAAGGTGCAGGTGAGCTTCCGGCTAACCAGGCAGCACTTGAAGGTGAAGCTGTAACATCTAACGAACTGATCGCTCCTTTTGCAGAACAGATTCAGTATGGTACGCCAATGCCATCTACTCCTGAAATGCAGCAGGTTTGGGATCCAATCAACAATGCACTTTCATTCATCGCACAGGGTGACGATGTACAGGAAGTACTTGACGAAGCAGTACAGCAGATTAAAGATAATATCGCGACTGCACAGCAATAA
- a CDS encoding glycoside hydrolase family 13 protein has translation MNKAAVYHRADRSMAYAISKDQIQIRLKTAKNDVHQVKLLHGDPYNWSNHKWNHEEIEMILKGSDELHDYWEINLEPPFHRLRYGFVLSNKKKNVFYGEKNFHQTPPEDIGEYFCMPYMNQADQFQSPEWVHNTVWYQIFPERFANGDPSINPPATIPWASEDPKRDSFFGGDLQGVIDHLDYLAELGITGIYFTPLFEASSNHKYDTIDYFEIDQYFGDKDKLKELIKECKKRDIKVMLDAVFNHSGFFFPPFQDVLEKGENSRYKDWFHIWDFPVQTTPEPNYDTFAFTYMMPKLNTEHPEVKNYLLEAARYWAREFEIDGWRLDVANEVDQAFWREFRAEIKKINPDLYILGEVWHDSIPWLQGDQFDAVMNYPFTTNALQLIAKRSISVSSFIENMTKVQYMYPSPVNRAAFNLIGSHDTSRILTECEGDDQRVKQILTLLLTYYGTPCIYYGDEVGLSGGMDPGCRKCMEWDKAQQNQDLLSYIKQLIALRKNEPLLANDGDLSFYDVSEHTLVMKRENHDSAIFILINLSDQKDTLKVPYPLNKRKSIDLMTGEAHKWKKGKFKLKPQEIKMVKVY, from the coding sequence ATGAATAAAGCAGCTGTCTATCACCGCGCGGATCGCTCTATGGCGTACGCGATCTCAAAGGATCAAATACAAATCAGATTAAAAACCGCAAAAAATGACGTCCATCAGGTAAAGCTGTTACATGGTGATCCATACAACTGGTCGAATCACAAATGGAACCACGAAGAAATCGAAATGATACTTAAAGGCTCTGACGAACTGCACGATTACTGGGAAATTAACCTCGAGCCTCCCTTCCACCGACTGCGTTACGGATTTGTGCTTTCTAATAAGAAGAAAAATGTTTTTTATGGCGAAAAGAACTTTCATCAGACCCCTCCTGAAGACATTGGAGAATATTTCTGTATGCCTTATATGAATCAGGCAGATCAGTTCCAGTCACCTGAATGGGTTCATAACACGGTATGGTATCAGATTTTCCCTGAACGATTTGCAAATGGAGACCCCTCTATTAATCCGCCCGCTACCATCCCCTGGGCCAGCGAGGATCCAAAAAGAGACTCATTCTTTGGTGGTGACCTTCAGGGCGTTATTGATCATCTGGACTACCTTGCAGAACTGGGTATCACAGGCATTTATTTCACTCCGCTTTTCGAGGCTTCATCAAACCATAAATATGATACAATCGACTACTTTGAAATCGATCAGTATTTTGGTGATAAAGACAAACTGAAGGAACTTATAAAAGAATGTAAAAAGCGCGACATTAAAGTGATGCTGGATGCTGTGTTTAACCACAGCGGGTTCTTCTTCCCTCCGTTTCAGGATGTGCTTGAAAAAGGAGAAAACTCAAGATATAAAGACTGGTTCCATATATGGGACTTCCCGGTTCAGACAACGCCTGAACCGAATTACGATACCTTTGCTTTTACATATATGATGCCTAAGTTAAATACAGAACATCCCGAAGTAAAAAACTACCTGCTTGAAGCAGCACGATACTGGGCACGGGAATTTGAAATCGACGGCTGGCGTCTGGATGTTGCGAATGAAGTGGACCAGGCATTCTGGCGGGAGTTCAGAGCAGAAATTAAAAAGATCAACCCTGACCTTTATATTCTGGGAGAGGTATGGCACGATTCAATTCCATGGCTGCAAGGCGACCAGTTTGACGCTGTCATGAATTATCCTTTCACAACAAATGCCCTTCAGTTAATTGCCAAACGTTCGATTTCTGTTTCTTCATTTATTGAAAATATGACAAAGGTTCAATATATGTATCCTTCACCGGTCAATCGGGCTGCTTTTAACCTGATTGGCAGTCACGACACATCAAGAATCCTGACAGAGTGTGAAGGTGATGATCAGCGCGTGAAGCAGATTCTGACCCTTTTATTAACTTATTACGGAACTCCTTGTATTTATTACGGTGATGAAGTCGGTCTGTCAGGTGGAATGGATCCGGGCTGCAGAAAGTGTATGGAATGGGATAAAGCTCAGCAGAATCAGGACCTGCTCAGCTATATAAAGCAATTGATTGCGCTTCGTAAAAACGAGCCGCTGCTTGCAAATGACGGAGACCTTTCATTCTATGATGTCAGCGAGCATACACTTGTTATGAAAAGAGAGAATCATGATTCAGCTATCTTTATCCTTATAAACCTGTCTGATCAGAAAGATACGCTTAAAGTACCTTATCCATTAAATAAACGAAAAAGCATTGACTTAATGACCGGAGAAGCGCATAAATGGAAAAAGGGAAAATTTAAATTAAAACCACAGGAAATCAAAATGGTTAAAGTTTATTAA
- a CDS encoding MATE family efflux transporter — MKSSTKKLTLFALTWPIFIEISLHMLMGNADTLMLSQYSDDSVAAVGISNQILALIIVMFGFVATGTSILVAQYLGAGKQKSAAEIAVVSVAANLVFSLILSILLFIFDDRILLLMDLPPELLPEATIYLQIVGGLSFIQAVIMTLGAVLRSYSFTKDAMFVTLGMNIVNVIGNYIVIFGAFGFPVLGVEGVAYSTAISRFLGLIVLFILLIKRIEGGLPFFSLFKLPFSHLKNLLKIGIPSAGEQLSYNASQLVITAFIASLGTEAITTRVYTLNIMMFIFLFAISIGQGSQILIGHMVGAGKINEAYKRGIKSLKIAIYISFGMAVLFSIFSETLLGIFTANEDILFLGSVLIYLTIILEPGRSFNLVMINSLRAAGDVKFPVYIGILSMWGVAVLFAYLLGIVFGLGLIGIWIAFILDEWLRGILMLRRWRSKIWVQKKFAQV; from the coding sequence TTGAAAAGCTCTACTAAGAAATTAACGTTGTTTGCATTGACCTGGCCAATTTTTATTGAAATTTCACTTCACATGTTAATGGGGAATGCCGACACACTGATGCTCAGCCAGTATTCAGATGACAGTGTGGCAGCAGTCGGCATATCCAATCAGATTCTTGCATTGATCATTGTCATGTTTGGATTTGTCGCAACAGGTACTTCTATTTTAGTCGCACAGTATCTGGGTGCCGGAAAACAAAAGAGCGCTGCTGAAATTGCAGTCGTCTCAGTTGCAGCAAACCTGGTATTCAGTCTCATATTGAGTATTCTCCTGTTTATATTTGATGACAGGATTCTGTTATTAATGGATTTACCTCCTGAGCTATTGCCCGAGGCAACTATTTATCTGCAGATCGTCGGGGGACTTTCATTTATACAGGCGGTCATTATGACACTCGGTGCTGTGCTCAGAAGCTACAGCTTCACTAAAGACGCAATGTTTGTAACGCTTGGCATGAACATTGTAAACGTGATCGGAAATTACATTGTGATCTTCGGGGCTTTTGGATTCCCGGTGCTTGGCGTTGAAGGGGTTGCCTATTCCACGGCAATCAGCAGGTTTTTAGGGCTTATTGTTTTATTTATTCTTTTAATTAAACGGATTGAAGGGGGATTACCCTTCTTCTCACTATTTAAGCTTCCCTTCTCTCACCTGAAGAATCTGCTGAAAATCGGCATTCCTTCAGCAGGAGAACAGCTGTCTTATAATGCTTCGCAGCTGGTGATTACAGCTTTTATTGCCTCCCTTGGTACAGAAGCAATTACGACAAGGGTGTATACACTCAATATCATGATGTTTATCTTTCTCTTTGCCATTTCCATTGGTCAGGGAAGTCAGATTCTGATCGGTCATATGGTTGGCGCTGGAAAAATAAATGAAGCTTATAAACGCGGAATCAAGAGTCTGAAAATCGCCATCTATATTTCCTTTGGGATGGCTGTATTGTTTTCAATCTTTTCAGAAACACTGCTCGGCATTTTCACTGCTAATGAAGACATTCTGTTTTTAGGATCTGTATTAATCTATCTGACAATTATTCTCGAGCCAGGCAGAAGCTTTAATCTCGTCATGATCAATTCACTCAGGGCAGCAGGTGACGTAAAATTCCCTGTCTATATCGGCATTCTCTCTATGTGGGGTGTAGCGGTATTGTTCGCTTACCTGTTAGGTATCGTTTTTGGACTTGGTCTGATCGGGATCTGGATTGCTTTTATTTTAGATGAATGGCTCAGAGGTATTTTAATGTTAAGAAGATGGCGCTCAAAAATATGGGTACAAAAAAAGTTTGCTCAGGTCTAA
- a CDS encoding P-II family nitrogen regulator, with protein MKKIEAIVRPEVFQELREKLVHLGINGLTVFEAAGCGNQKGKKGAFRGTSYELPLVSRIKVEMVTEEHRTDEIVDAIIEACATGEVGDGKIFISPIEEIIRIRSGERGRQAVL; from the coding sequence ATGAAAAAGATTGAAGCAATTGTTCGTCCAGAGGTCTTTCAGGAATTGCGTGAGAAGCTGGTTCATCTCGGAATTAACGGATTGACCGTTTTCGAGGCTGCAGGCTGTGGTAACCAAAAAGGAAAAAAAGGTGCGTTCAGAGGTACATCCTATGAACTTCCACTGGTCTCGCGTATCAAAGTGGAAATGGTGACCGAAGAACACCGGACAGATGAAATTGTTGATGCCATTATCGAGGCCTGCGCTACCGGGGAGGTTGGAGACGGCAAAATCTTTATCTCTCCTATTGAAGAGATTATCAGAATCAGAAGTGGTGAACGCGGCAGACAGGCTGTTCTTTAA